In Paenibacillus hexagrammi, the following are encoded in one genomic region:
- a CDS encoding zinc dependent phospholipase C family protein produces MPNIWTHLIFGQELMKQLGHSSPMNDKQLRHIFSLGCQGPDFLFYHNFLPWKKEKTMNRLGSEMHQSSCGPFIIDLLRQVQGRGIYNPAVLYVLGFITHHVLDRNMHPYVFYKSGFKKWHHQRFEIIMDTIVAKRMLGIETWKTPVWKEIDVGKAFPLGVVSALSAAAVQHYPELAGKLTEQDWNDAYRDMIRAQKLFHDPTGFKRVATFGQISPLVYGKNPRPLDYMNDEHAVWNCPTSLQDTYTLSAWDLWEQAMEDGLTVLPAAFQVLNSHSEEAWLALTAVLGNRSYETGKSCDSGLKIVHVNPII; encoded by the coding sequence GTGCCTAACATATGGACGCATCTTATCTTCGGTCAAGAGCTGATGAAGCAGCTCGGTCACAGTTCCCCGATGAACGATAAACAGTTAAGGCATATCTTTTCACTTGGCTGCCAAGGTCCCGATTTCTTGTTCTATCATAACTTCCTGCCCTGGAAAAAAGAGAAAACGATGAATCGGCTTGGGAGTGAAATGCATCAATCGTCCTGCGGTCCATTCATCATTGACCTGCTGAGGCAGGTGCAAGGAAGAGGCATTTACAATCCCGCTGTTTTATATGTGCTTGGCTTTATTACCCATCATGTATTGGACCGGAACATGCACCCTTATGTTTTTTATAAATCGGGTTTCAAGAAATGGCACCATCAAAGATTTGAAATTATTATGGATACGATTGTGGCCAAGCGGATGCTGGGGATTGAAACCTGGAAAACGCCGGTCTGGAAAGAAATTGATGTAGGCAAAGCATTTCCGCTAGGTGTCGTGTCGGCTTTGTCTGCAGCCGCGGTACAGCATTACCCCGAGCTTGCCGGGAAATTAACGGAGCAGGATTGGAATGATGCCTACCGGGATATGATTCGAGCGCAGAAGCTGTTTCACGATCCGACCGGCTTCAAACGTGTGGCAACATTCGGTCAAATCAGCCCGCTTGTATACGGCAAGAATCCGCGTCCGTTGGACTATATGAACGACGAGCACGCCGTCTGGAATTGCCCTACCTCTCTGCAGGACACTTATACGTTAAGTGCCTGGGATCTTTGGGAGCAAGCGATGGAGGACGGGTTAACCGTACTGCCAGCGGCTTTTCAAGTGCTGAACAGTCATTCAGAGGAAGCATGGTTGGCACTTACAGCAGTGCTTGGTAACCGTTCCTACGAAACCGGCAAATCTTGTGACAGCGGATTAAAGATCGTTCATGTCAATCCGATCATCTAG
- a CDS encoding uracil-DNA glycosylase, translating to MVVLTNDWSEQLAEEFEKPYFQELRQFLVQEYHSQIIYPDKHDVFNALQLTGYSAVKVVILGQDPYHGAGQAHGLSFSVKPGVATPPSLLNMYKELQSDLGCNIPDNGYLVKWAEQGVLLLNTVLTVRADAANSHKGQGWETFTDQVIRCLNDREEPVVFVLWGSHAQAKQKWIDASKHRIMKSVHPSPLSAYRGFFGSKPFSKANAHLRELGREEIDWQIPNLGAI from the coding sequence ATGGTTGTGTTAACAAACGATTGGTCGGAGCAGCTTGCAGAAGAGTTTGAAAAGCCCTACTTTCAAGAACTGCGCCAATTTTTAGTTCAGGAGTATCATTCCCAGATCATTTATCCGGACAAGCACGATGTGTTTAATGCCCTGCAACTAACGGGGTATTCGGCGGTGAAGGTCGTCATTCTGGGACAGGACCCCTATCATGGCGCAGGACAAGCGCATGGGCTGAGCTTTTCCGTAAAGCCAGGTGTTGCAACTCCGCCGTCTCTTCTAAATATGTATAAGGAGCTGCAATCCGATCTGGGCTGCAATATTCCTGATAACGGCTATCTGGTCAAGTGGGCGGAGCAAGGCGTGCTGCTGCTCAACACCGTGCTGACTGTTCGAGCAGACGCAGCTAACTCGCATAAGGGTCAGGGCTGGGAAACCTTCACCGATCAAGTGATTCGCTGCTTGAATGATAGGGAGGAGCCTGTCGTATTCGTGCTCTGGGGCAGCCATGCTCAAGCCAAGCAGAAATGGATCGATGCTTCTAAGCATCGCATTATGAAATCGGTACATCCAAGTCCCTTGTCCGCATACCGAGGTTTCTTTGGCAGCAAGCCGTTTTCCAAAGCAAATGCACATTTGCGGGAACTTGGACGAGAAGAGATTGATTGGCAGATCCCGAATCTTGGAGCTATATAA
- a CDS encoding type IA DNA topoisomerase gives MKTLIIAEKPDMGRNIASAIEPKAMNKRSYLEGESYIITWAIGHLIELAEPDQYDDKYKKWSIDHLPIIPEQFKLIPNPRTYDQLKVIAELAKKCNLLVNACDAGREGQHIFSLIQRHLGLHHPVKRLWISDLTSETIRRGFETLKDGSEYENLTRAARSRSEADWLIGMNGSRAFTTKHNVLLSVGRVQTPVLALIYDRQKQIEAFSSLKFYELEGQFTQGDTQFKGMWQGDRMTDKDKADALAAKVKGKPARIASYEVKETKEYPFKLYDLTLLQREANGKFGFSAKKTLDTAQALYEKHKVISYPRTNSNYVTEQNIPEMHKALTALQGTAYQELVQGANRNLVHKNNKFICNPAKVEDHHAILPTNKRASGLNPDEQKLYDLIVRRFLSHFYPAAEYKVHTVLTEVEQEMFKTTVKELLHLGWKVIYADQKKEKSKSSKGKDKEEEEDEEVEVNEPFSIQPQEGVTCSDAIVKEKDTQPPKAFTEGTLLKAMESAGKQIEDEELRDAMKDSGLGTPATRAATIERLKKVGYVDMQGKKIVITQKGRMAVELIRGAGIELLTSPEMTGQWERRLNEISRGTASDEQFMHNVKKFATLIVDKVRRQARASRSAFEGEAPAAASKSKRSAAGSGTSSGSRTKKEAGSTEGAAAKKPAARSKAAVDAQPGGPPAMIAACPREGCGGSLFMGRKGYGCSHYKEGCKFVIWKDSFGRSLTEGQIQALVQKGKTTKLKLTLPDGQAAEGRIILKDPSTGELGVDL, from the coding sequence GTGAAAACTTTGATTATAGCCGAAAAGCCTGACATGGGTCGCAACATTGCGTCTGCCATCGAGCCGAAGGCGATGAACAAACGTTCTTACCTGGAAGGCGAATCGTACATTATTACTTGGGCGATCGGCCATTTGATTGAATTGGCGGAGCCTGACCAATATGATGACAAATACAAAAAGTGGAGTATTGACCATCTTCCGATCATTCCGGAGCAGTTCAAGCTGATTCCGAATCCGCGAACGTACGATCAATTAAAGGTCATTGCGGAGCTCGCGAAAAAATGCAACTTACTCGTGAACGCCTGCGACGCCGGGAGGGAAGGGCAGCATATTTTCTCCCTGATCCAACGTCACTTGGGTCTTCACCATCCTGTAAAAAGGCTGTGGATCTCAGACTTAACATCGGAGACAATCCGCAGGGGCTTTGAGACGTTAAAGGACGGAAGCGAATACGAGAACTTGACGAGAGCGGCAAGATCCCGCAGTGAGGCTGATTGGCTCATCGGCATGAACGGTTCCCGCGCATTTACGACTAAGCATAATGTGCTGTTGTCCGTTGGACGTGTTCAGACTCCGGTGCTTGCTCTTATTTATGATCGGCAGAAGCAGATCGAAGCGTTCTCTTCGTTAAAATTTTATGAGCTAGAGGGACAATTCACGCAAGGAGATACCCAGTTCAAAGGAATGTGGCAGGGCGATCGCATGACCGATAAGGACAAAGCCGATGCACTAGCTGCAAAGGTGAAAGGGAAGCCTGCGAGGATTGCCTCCTATGAAGTGAAGGAAACGAAGGAGTATCCGTTTAAGCTGTATGATTTGACGCTCCTGCAGCGGGAGGCGAACGGGAAGTTCGGATTTTCCGCTAAGAAAACGCTCGACACCGCGCAAGCTTTGTACGAGAAGCATAAAGTGATCTCTTACCCTAGGACGAACTCGAACTATGTGACCGAGCAGAATATTCCCGAAATGCACAAAGCGTTAACCGCGCTTCAGGGCACAGCCTATCAGGAGCTAGTACAAGGGGCAAATCGCAATCTGGTGCACAAGAATAATAAATTCATCTGCAACCCTGCCAAGGTAGAGGATCATCATGCGATTCTTCCGACGAATAAGCGGGCAAGCGGATTGAATCCGGATGAACAGAAGCTGTACGACTTGATTGTAAGGCGATTCCTTTCTCATTTCTATCCAGCGGCCGAGTATAAGGTCCATACGGTTCTGACGGAAGTGGAGCAAGAGATGTTCAAGACGACTGTGAAGGAGCTTCTTCATTTAGGTTGGAAGGTCATATATGCCGACCAGAAGAAAGAGAAGTCGAAATCCAGTAAAGGAAAGGACAAGGAAGAGGAGGAAGACGAGGAAGTTGAAGTGAACGAGCCTTTCTCCATCCAGCCGCAAGAAGGCGTGACGTGCAGTGATGCGATTGTGAAGGAAAAAGATACGCAGCCTCCTAAGGCTTTCACGGAAGGGACCCTGCTGAAAGCGATGGAAAGCGCCGGGAAGCAGATCGAGGACGAGGAGCTTCGCGATGCGATGAAGGACTCTGGACTTGGAACCCCTGCCACAAGGGCCGCGACGATCGAACGTCTGAAGAAAGTCGGCTATGTGGACATGCAGGGCAAGAAGATTGTCATTACGCAAAAAGGCCGCATGGCTGTCGAGCTTATTCGCGGCGCGGGGATCGAACTGCTGACTTCGCCGGAGATGACCGGTCAGTGGGAGCGAAGACTGAATGAAATCTCCCGCGGTACGGCCTCTGACGAGCAGTTCATGCACAACGTGAAAAAATTCGCAACGCTGATCGTCGATAAGGTTCGCAGGCAGGCTAGAGCATCCAGATCTGCCTTCGAAGGGGAGGCTCCGGCAGCTGCGTCCAAGAGCAAGCGAAGCGCAGCTGGTTCCGGTACTTCTTCAGGCTCGCGTACGAAGAAAGAAGCCGGCAGCACAGAGGGCGCCGCGGCTAAAAAACCTGCTGCCCGAAGTAAGGCAGCGGTTGACGCACAGCCTGGCGGTCCGCCGGCTATGATCGCCGCTTGCCCTAGAGAGGGCTGCGGCGGCTCGCTGTTCATGGGCCGCAAAGGATACGGCTGCTCGCACTATAAGGAAGGGTGCAAATTTGTCATTTGGAAAGACAGCTTCGGCCGAAGTCTGACGGAAGGGCAAATTCAAGCACTGGTTCAGAAAGGCAAGACGACGAAGCTGAAGCTGACACTTCCGGACGGCCAAGCAGCTGAAGGGCGGATTATACTAAAGGATCCGAGCACTGGGGAGCTTGGAGTTGATCTATAA
- a CDS encoding metallophosphoesterase family protein, translating into MRIGVIADTHLSDRVEKLPDRLIQGLQGVELILHAGDWVSPRTIELVEQIAPCESVAGNNDGMDIIERFGRKKLLTIEGYTIGLIHGDGFRKTTEERSREAFLEEKPDIVVFGHSHIPFSQIMDGVLMFNPGSPTDKRRQPRYSYGIIELLDGIDARLYYYDDKS; encoded by the coding sequence ATGAGAATTGGCGTTATTGCGGATACGCATTTGTCCGATCGGGTTGAGAAGCTGCCTGATAGGCTCATTCAAGGCCTGCAAGGTGTGGAGCTGATTCTTCATGCCGGAGATTGGGTGAGTCCGAGGACGATTGAGCTAGTCGAACAAATCGCTCCTTGTGAATCGGTTGCAGGTAATAATGACGGTATGGACATTATCGAACGTTTCGGACGTAAGAAACTGCTGACTATAGAGGGGTATACGATCGGACTTATTCATGGAGATGGATTTCGAAAAACGACGGAGGAACGGTCAAGAGAAGCTTTTCTGGAAGAAAAACCGGATATCGTCGTCTTCGGTCACTCACATATCCCTTTTTCACAGATCATGGATGGAGTTCTGATGTTTAATCCGGGATCGCCTACGGACAAACGCCGCCAGCCGCGGTATTCTTATGGCATTATTGAGCTGCTAGACGGCATAGATGCCAGGCTTTATTATTACGACGATAAATCGTAA
- a CDS encoding AAA family ATPase, producing the protein MKQPIAIQNICKEAMSHLEKRFMEREELIRLLLLAVMSGEHMLLVGPPGSAKSQLARAIAGLFGSDQGFDYLLTKFTTPDELFGPVSLQKLKQDEYMRLTEGYLPGARFAFLDEIFKANSAILNSLLSILNERIFFNGRDKQQVPLHFLMAASNELPEDNEQLAALYDRFLFRFEVEYVKQISSFELMFTAPSTPVPAILTTDLVRQIQAAAQDISLPEPIIYMLFQLKTAMEEKEYVISDRRWHKIGRVWKISAAIHGRSSVNVWDTVLTPHMLWDFPEDLSELKEIFDKVFQEMLKKEMEQELPLQQYNQTVRKWLDREDELHSFQFKKEVGGSLSKDAAERLKAATEECRSELEETARSLRGRLMSWQEKEKNLTEWIASQSIFLLHPDQYAVKFTHLRIQGERILQSVQGLYRTLFDKEIPGIVYDYTL; encoded by the coding sequence ATGAAGCAACCAATTGCCATTCAAAATATTTGCAAGGAAGCCATGAGTCATCTGGAAAAAAGATTCATGGAGCGTGAAGAATTGATACGACTCCTGCTTCTGGCTGTCATGAGCGGTGAGCACATGCTGCTTGTCGGGCCTCCTGGATCAGCCAAATCCCAGCTGGCCCGAGCAATAGCAGGACTCTTCGGCAGCGACCAAGGCTTTGATTATCTCCTGACCAAGTTTACGACCCCTGACGAGCTGTTCGGACCTGTCTCACTGCAAAAGCTGAAGCAGGACGAGTACATGAGACTTACTGAGGGCTATTTACCCGGCGCAAGGTTTGCGTTTCTCGATGAAATTTTCAAAGCGAATAGCGCGATTCTGAATTCACTTTTATCTATATTAAACGAACGGATATTTTTTAACGGACGCGACAAGCAGCAGGTCCCTCTTCACTTCCTAATGGCTGCCTCCAATGAGCTGCCGGAGGATAACGAACAGCTGGCTGCGCTTTATGACCGCTTCCTCTTCCGTTTCGAAGTGGAATATGTCAAGCAAATATCCAGCTTTGAGCTGATGTTCACAGCGCCTTCTACACCGGTTCCAGCTATTCTTACAACGGATCTCGTCCGTCAGATTCAAGCTGCAGCCCAGGATATCTCACTCCCCGAGCCGATCATCTATATGCTATTTCAGCTGAAGACGGCTATGGAGGAAAAAGAATACGTCATCTCCGACCGCCGCTGGCATAAGATCGGCCGTGTTTGGAAAATTTCTGCCGCGATTCATGGCCGGAGCTCGGTGAACGTATGGGATACGGTCTTAACTCCCCATATGCTGTGGGATTTTCCCGAGGACTTAAGTGAACTCAAAGAAATCTTCGATAAAGTGTTCCAGGAGATGCTGAAAAAAGAGATGGAACAGGAGCTCCCTCTCCAGCAATATAACCAAACTGTCCGAAAATGGCTCGACCGGGAAGATGAGCTGCATTCCTTCCAATTTAAAAAGGAAGTGGGCGGTTCCTTATCCAAAGATGCCGCTGAACGGCTGAAAGCCGCGACGGAGGAGTGCCGCTCCGAACTGGAGGAAACGGCAAGAAGTCTGCGCGGCCGCCTCATGAGCTGGCAGGAGAAAGAGAAGAATCTGACGGAATGGATCGCTTCTCAATCGATTTTCCTGCTTCACCCTGATCAGTATGCGGTCAAATTTACCCATCTTCGTATTCAAGGCGAGCGCATCCTGCAATCCGTACAAGGCTTATACCGTACGCTGTTTGACAAGGAAATTCCGGGAATTGTGTATGACTATACGCTGTAA
- a CDS encoding methyl-accepting chemotaxis protein, whose protein sequence is MSSVMGYKLLNRIQERQREALIAKQQTEEMFNKVKHAIAALSESHELLQRKVSKTGLITNEVAVGFSEVSKGVETQAVSVGDITELLQQSHEDISVVNHHSQVMKELSHETAAISQKGNNQIVDVKQRIEVVEGIVESIVASMQQLNDQNQEISAILTTITDISNQTNLLALNAAIEAARAGEHGKGFAVVSSEVRKLAEHSGRSVEEISEILHLIQQSTDGLTEQVKRGKAAIQDSKHAVQESEQVLGQITSITQQVVQQASEVEEKTNTIKKSSDSIVFEVTSISSVTEQSGAAAQEITAHVEEQKATVEQMLKSFQELEQLIQELKNLAESSN, encoded by the coding sequence ATGTCTAGTGTTATGGGGTACAAGCTGCTCAATCGTATTCAAGAGCGGCAAAGAGAAGCGTTAATCGCTAAGCAGCAGACTGAAGAAATGTTTAACAAGGTCAAGCATGCCATTGCAGCTTTAAGTGAGAGCCACGAGCTTCTTCAGCGCAAGGTTAGTAAAACCGGATTAATCACGAATGAGGTGGCTGTCGGTTTTTCCGAGGTTAGCAAAGGGGTAGAGACGCAGGCAGTTAGTGTTGGCGATATCACGGAGCTGTTGCAGCAATCCCACGAAGATATTTCAGTTGTGAATCACCACTCTCAAGTCATGAAGGAGCTTAGCCACGAAACAGCTGCCATCTCGCAAAAAGGTAATAACCAAATCGTGGATGTCAAGCAAAGAATTGAAGTCGTAGAAGGCATTGTAGAGAGCATAGTAGCAAGTATGCAGCAGCTCAATGACCAAAATCAGGAAATCAGCGCTATCTTAACGACGATTACGGATATTTCCAATCAGACCAACCTGCTGGCGCTGAATGCAGCCATTGAAGCAGCTCGCGCGGGAGAGCATGGTAAAGGCTTTGCTGTAGTTTCCAGTGAGGTCAGAAAGCTGGCGGAGCACTCAGGCCGCTCTGTAGAAGAGATCTCGGAGATTCTTCATCTGATTCAGCAGTCTACGGATGGCTTGACGGAACAGGTCAAACGAGGTAAAGCGGCAATTCAGGATAGCAAGCATGCGGTTCAAGAGTCGGAGCAAGTGCTTGGACAGATCACTTCAATCACGCAGCAAGTGGTACAGCAAGCCTCAGAGGTGGAAGAAAAGACGAACACGATTAAAAAATCGTCGGACAGCATTGTATTTGAAGTCACCTCCATTTCAAGTGTTACCGAACAATCAGGTGCAGCGGCGCAGGAAATTACAGCCCATGTGGAAGAACAGAAAGCTACCGTTGAGCAAATGCTAAAGAGCTTCCAGGAACTCGAGCAGTTAATCCAGGAGCTTAAGAATTTGGCCGAATCGAGTAATTAA
- a CDS encoding MOSC domain-containing protein — protein MTQYPKIEAVLIADTPGTFVTRLMDRAELIFGGIHGDRHFGITAKADVRQPMYPRGTEIMNRRQLSLVSVEELREVANRLGVEEIKPEWLGANLVVSGLPELSKLPIGLRMLLPSGAGLVCEGENEPCTGPGKQIANYYGDNSLTHRFVKEAQQLRGIVAYVERPGDVKAGDEIKLV, from the coding sequence ATGACACAATATCCAAAAATAGAAGCAGTACTGATTGCAGATACACCGGGCACTTTTGTAACCAGGTTGATGGACCGGGCTGAGCTGATTTTCGGGGGCATCCACGGGGATCGTCACTTCGGAATCACTGCTAAAGCAGATGTTAGACAGCCGATGTATCCTAGAGGCACAGAGATCATGAACCGAAGACAGCTGAGCTTGGTTTCTGTAGAAGAGCTCCGCGAGGTAGCCAACCGACTGGGTGTGGAGGAGATCAAACCAGAGTGGCTGGGAGCCAATTTGGTCGTGAGCGGGTTGCCTGAATTGTCGAAGCTTCCCATAGGGCTCCGAATGCTGCTGCCCAGCGGTGCCGGTCTAGTTTGTGAAGGGGAGAATGAGCCTTGCACGGGGCCGGGTAAACAAATTGCCAATTATTATGGCGATAACAGCCTAACGCACCGTTTTGTTAAGGAAGCCCAGCAGCTGCGAGGGATTGTCGCATATGTGGAACGCCCTGGAGACGTGAAGGCCGGGGATGAAATAAAGCTGGTTTAA
- a CDS encoding prohibitin family protein, with protein MKWIISTSLILLAALIVLLNSFSTVQYGNVGLYKTFGKLSDKVLEPGVHLRVPFIQTIIQVNTQVAKAESDTSASSKDLQPVSTHVAVNYSIDKASAYNLMNNIGGAYDNIIIAPAIQEIVKEVTAKYAAEDLIAKRDLVAMEIQDLLTKRLARYNLNVNDINIVNFKFSDAFNQSIEAKQVAQQQALKAENDLKRVQIEAQQKVAQAQAEAESLKLKKQEVTPELVQLKQIEVQEKALEKWDGRLPTVTGGATPFIDVDSLTK; from the coding sequence ATGAAATGGATCATCAGCACGTCGTTGATATTGCTTGCTGCACTTATTGTTCTGCTGAACAGCTTTTCGACTGTTCAATACGGGAATGTGGGGTTATACAAAACTTTCGGTAAGTTAAGTGACAAAGTTCTTGAGCCAGGTGTACATTTGCGTGTACCATTCATCCAAACCATTATCCAAGTGAACACGCAGGTTGCCAAAGCTGAATCGGATACATCAGCATCCTCCAAGGACCTGCAGCCCGTTTCTACGCATGTGGCCGTCAACTATTCGATCGATAAAGCATCAGCATACAATCTGATGAACAATATCGGAGGAGCCTATGACAATATCATCATCGCACCTGCGATTCAGGAAATCGTGAAGGAAGTAACCGCCAAATATGCGGCGGAGGATCTAATTGCAAAGCGAGATTTAGTAGCTATGGAGATTCAGGACTTGTTGACCAAAAGATTAGCACGCTATAACTTGAATGTGAATGACATCAACATTGTGAACTTCAAGTTCTCCGACGCGTTTAACCAATCGATTGAGGCAAAGCAGGTCGCACAGCAGCAGGCGCTCAAGGCAGAGAATGATCTGAAGAGAGTGCAGATCGAAGCGCAGCAGAAGGTAGCGCAGGCTCAAGCGGAAGCGGAGTCGCTTAAATTGAAGAAGCAGGAGGTTACACCTGAGCTCGTACAGCTGAAACAAATTGAAGTACAGGAGAAGGCTTTGGAAAAATGGGACGGTCGTCTGCCAACAGTTACCGGCGGAGCGACACCTTTCATTGATGTAGATTCGTTGACAAAATAA